The Eleginops maclovinus isolate JMC-PN-2008 ecotype Puerto Natales chromosome 24, JC_Emac_rtc_rv5, whole genome shotgun sequence genome contains a region encoding:
- the LOC134861125 gene encoding metalloreductase STEAP3-like isoform X1 has protein sequence MEAYVCLCRLVYQREELYSEIHQCSMPEDMARPLIRDRGEAGGSRHLEASMSDAPVVGIVGTGDFSRSLARRLVSSGYQVVVGSRNPKRSAALFPEEAEVTSQMEAAGQADLVFVAVFPEHHSTLLELKPSLAGKTLVDVSNSLRINPDGPSNAEQLADLFPESDVVKGFNTISAWALQRGPRDGSRQIFLCSNSSKAKSSVMQLCRRLGFIPVDMGLLSSSLEIENLPLYLFPSWRTPILCTLFLFIFFYLYNFLRDVLQPYVTARKSVFYKMPIEMVNVTLPSVALVMLALVYLPGLCAAFLQLWSGTKYNRFPGWLDRWLSSRKQFGLCSFLCAAMHAIYSLSLPMRKSARFKLLLAVKQMKEGDEVWVNEEVWRMELYVSAGIMALGLLSLLAVTSLPSVANSVNWREFSFIQSTVGYCALSMATVHTLLYGWGRAFDPAQYRFMMPPTFALVLVLPSVALLGRLALFMPCVARRLAQIRRGSEKSRHIRFRLPDDDCRNGLEDVSNV, from the exons ATGGAAGCTTATGTGTGCCTGTGTCGCTTGGTTTATCAGAGAGAGGAACTTTATTCGGAG ATTCATCAGTGCAGTATGCCTGAGGACATGGCGAGGCCTTTAATCCGCGACAGAGGCGAAGCAGGAGGCTCCAGACATCTGGAAGCCTCAATGTCTGACGCTCCCGTGGTCGGCATCGTGGGGACGGGCGACTTCTCCCGCTCGCTGGCCAGGAGGCTGGTGTCCTCGGGATAccaggtggtggtggggagTCGAAACCCCAAGCGCTCTGCGGCTTTGTTCCCCGAAGAGGCcgag GTGACCTCTCAGATGGAGGCTGCCGGTCAGGCGGACCTGGTGTTTGTGGCTGTTTTCCCCGAGCATCACTCCACGCTGCTAGAGCTGAAGCCCTCGCTGGCTGGAAAGACGCTGGTGGACGTGAGCAACAGTTTGAGAATCAACCCTGACGGGCCTTCGAACGCCGAGCAGCTGGCCGACCTGTTTCCAGAGAGCGACGTGGTCAAAGGGTTCAACACCATATCAGCCTGGGCGCTGCAGAGAGGACCTCGGGATGGAAGCAGACAG ATCTTCCTGTGCAGTAACAGCAGCAAGGCCAAGAGCTCAGTGATGCAGCTCTGTCGTAGGCTGGGCTTCATCCCGGTCGATATGggcctcctctcctcttctctggagattGAAAACCTCCCGCTGTATCTCTTCCCTTCCTGGCGCACCCCCATCCTCTGCACCCTGtttctcttcatcttcttctacCTGTACAACTTCCTGCGGGACGTCCTGCAGCCCTACGTCACGGCGAGGAAGAGCGTCTTCTACAAAATGCCCATTGAGATGGTGAACGTCACTCTGCCCTCCGTGGCCTTGGTGATGTTGGCGCTGGTTTACCTGCCCGGTCTGTGCGCCGCCTTCCTCCAGCTGTGGTCGGGCACCAAGTACAACCGCTTCCCTGGTTGGCTGGACCGCTGGCTGAGTAGCAGGAAGCAGTTTGGACTGTGCAGCTTCCTGTGTGCAGCTATGCACGCCATCTACAGCCTGAGCCTCCCCATGAGGAAGTCTGCACGCTTTAAACTGCTCCTCGCTGTGAAACAG ATGAAGGAGGGGGACGAGGTGTGGGTGAATGAGGAGGTGTGGAGGATGGAGCTGTACGTGTCCGCGGGCATCATGGCGCTCGGACTGCTCTCTCTGCTGGCCGTCACCTCGCTGCCCTCCGTCGCCAATTCTGTGAACTGGAGAGAGTTCAGCTTCATACAG TCCACAGTAGGTTACTGCGCCCTGTCCATGGCCACCGTCCACACTCTGCTCTACGGCTGGGGCCGAGCCTTCGATCCGGCCCAGTACCGCTTCATGATGCCGCCCACCTTCGCCCTGGTGCTGGTTCTGCCCTCCGTGGCTCTGCTGGGCCGCCTGGCTCTCTTCATGCCCTGCGTGGCCCGGCGGCTCGCGCAGATCCGCCGCGGGTCGGAGAAGAGCCGACACATCCGCTTCAGGCTGCCCGACGACGACTGCCGCAACGGGCTGGAGGACGTCAGCAACGTGTGA
- the LOC134861125 gene encoding metalloreductase STEAP3-like isoform X2, with the protein MPEDMARPLIRDRGEAGGSRHLEASMSDAPVVGIVGTGDFSRSLARRLVSSGYQVVVGSRNPKRSAALFPEEAEVTSQMEAAGQADLVFVAVFPEHHSTLLELKPSLAGKTLVDVSNSLRINPDGPSNAEQLADLFPESDVVKGFNTISAWALQRGPRDGSRQIFLCSNSSKAKSSVMQLCRRLGFIPVDMGLLSSSLEIENLPLYLFPSWRTPILCTLFLFIFFYLYNFLRDVLQPYVTARKSVFYKMPIEMVNVTLPSVALVMLALVYLPGLCAAFLQLWSGTKYNRFPGWLDRWLSSRKQFGLCSFLCAAMHAIYSLSLPMRKSARFKLLLAVKQMKEGDEVWVNEEVWRMELYVSAGIMALGLLSLLAVTSLPSVANSVNWREFSFIQSTVGYCALSMATVHTLLYGWGRAFDPAQYRFMMPPTFALVLVLPSVALLGRLALFMPCVARRLAQIRRGSEKSRHIRFRLPDDDCRNGLEDVSNV; encoded by the exons ATGCCTGAGGACATGGCGAGGCCTTTAATCCGCGACAGAGGCGAAGCAGGAGGCTCCAGACATCTGGAAGCCTCAATGTCTGACGCTCCCGTGGTCGGCATCGTGGGGACGGGCGACTTCTCCCGCTCGCTGGCCAGGAGGCTGGTGTCCTCGGGATAccaggtggtggtggggagTCGAAACCCCAAGCGCTCTGCGGCTTTGTTCCCCGAAGAGGCcgag GTGACCTCTCAGATGGAGGCTGCCGGTCAGGCGGACCTGGTGTTTGTGGCTGTTTTCCCCGAGCATCACTCCACGCTGCTAGAGCTGAAGCCCTCGCTGGCTGGAAAGACGCTGGTGGACGTGAGCAACAGTTTGAGAATCAACCCTGACGGGCCTTCGAACGCCGAGCAGCTGGCCGACCTGTTTCCAGAGAGCGACGTGGTCAAAGGGTTCAACACCATATCAGCCTGGGCGCTGCAGAGAGGACCTCGGGATGGAAGCAGACAG ATCTTCCTGTGCAGTAACAGCAGCAAGGCCAAGAGCTCAGTGATGCAGCTCTGTCGTAGGCTGGGCTTCATCCCGGTCGATATGggcctcctctcctcttctctggagattGAAAACCTCCCGCTGTATCTCTTCCCTTCCTGGCGCACCCCCATCCTCTGCACCCTGtttctcttcatcttcttctacCTGTACAACTTCCTGCGGGACGTCCTGCAGCCCTACGTCACGGCGAGGAAGAGCGTCTTCTACAAAATGCCCATTGAGATGGTGAACGTCACTCTGCCCTCCGTGGCCTTGGTGATGTTGGCGCTGGTTTACCTGCCCGGTCTGTGCGCCGCCTTCCTCCAGCTGTGGTCGGGCACCAAGTACAACCGCTTCCCTGGTTGGCTGGACCGCTGGCTGAGTAGCAGGAAGCAGTTTGGACTGTGCAGCTTCCTGTGTGCAGCTATGCACGCCATCTACAGCCTGAGCCTCCCCATGAGGAAGTCTGCACGCTTTAAACTGCTCCTCGCTGTGAAACAG ATGAAGGAGGGGGACGAGGTGTGGGTGAATGAGGAGGTGTGGAGGATGGAGCTGTACGTGTCCGCGGGCATCATGGCGCTCGGACTGCTCTCTCTGCTGGCCGTCACCTCGCTGCCCTCCGTCGCCAATTCTGTGAACTGGAGAGAGTTCAGCTTCATACAG TCCACAGTAGGTTACTGCGCCCTGTCCATGGCCACCGTCCACACTCTGCTCTACGGCTGGGGCCGAGCCTTCGATCCGGCCCAGTACCGCTTCATGATGCCGCCCACCTTCGCCCTGGTGCTGGTTCTGCCCTCCGTGGCTCTGCTGGGCCGCCTGGCTCTCTTCATGCCCTGCGTGGCCCGGCGGCTCGCGCAGATCCGCCGCGGGTCGGAGAAGAGCCGACACATCCGCTTCAGGCTGCCCGACGACGACTGCCGCAACGGGCTGGAGGACGTCAGCAACGTGTGA
- the LOC134861144 gene encoding acyl-CoA-binding protein-like, with protein MNESFEKAVEEVKILKERPGYGVLGDIYGLYKQATVGDVNIDRPGFFDLAGRGKWDAWQRRKGLGKDEAMVAYIKLVEELKIKYGI; from the exons ATGAAT GAGTCCTTTGAGAAAGCCGTAGAGGAGGTGAAGATACTGAAAGAGAGACCAGGCTACGGCGTGCTGGGGGATATTTACGGTTTATATAAACAAGCCACGGTCGGGGATGTTAACATAG ATCGTCCAGGGTTTTTCGACCTGGCAGGACGAGGAAAATGGGATGCATGGCAACGGAGAAAAG GCCTGGGCAAAGACGAAGCGATGGTGGCTTATATCAAATtggtggaggagctgaagatAAAATATGGGATATAG